In the genome of Desulfuromonas sp. DDH964, one region contains:
- a CDS encoding branched-chain amino acid ABC transporter permease, producing MDYFLELFCSGLTRGSIYALIALGYTMVYGIIQLINFAHGEIYMIGAFVALIVSGVLTIYGFSGVSILVLAAVIAMIYAAAYGYTLEKIAYRPLRNAPRLSPLISAIGASLFLQNYVLLAQTPDFLPFPELVPEFAFMEPVAHIVGSAELLILVVSAVTMIGLTVLIKYTRIGKAMRATQQDMTMARLAGVNVDRVISITFVIGSVLAAIGGVLVGSYIGQINFYIGFMAGVKAFTAAVLGGIGNVPGAVLGGLVLGLTESFAAGYISSAYEDVFAFGVLVLILVLRPAGLLGKAVRQKV from the coding sequence ATGGACTATTTCCTCGAACTCTTCTGCAGCGGCCTGACCCGTGGCAGTATCTATGCCCTGATTGCGCTGGGCTACACCATGGTCTACGGGATCATCCAGCTGATCAATTTCGCCCACGGCGAAATCTATATGATCGGGGCCTTCGTCGCCCTGATCGTCTCCGGAGTCTTGACTATCTACGGCTTTTCCGGGGTCTCGATCCTGGTGCTGGCTGCCGTGATTGCCATGATTTACGCCGCTGCCTACGGCTACACCCTGGAGAAGATCGCCTACCGTCCCCTGCGCAACGCGCCGCGCCTTTCACCGCTGATCAGCGCCATCGGCGCTTCCCTCTTCCTGCAGAATTATGTCCTGCTCGCCCAGACCCCGGATTTCCTCCCCTTTCCCGAACTGGTGCCGGAATTTGCCTTCATGGAGCCGGTCGCCCATATCGTCGGCAGTGCCGAACTGCTGATCCTCGTCGTCTCCGCCGTCACCATGATCGGGCTGACCGTGCTGATCAAGTACACCCGGATCGGCAAGGCGATGCGGGCGACCCAGCAGGATATGACGATGGCCCGGCTCGCCGGGGTCAATGTCGACCGGGTGATCTCCATCACCTTTGTCATCGGCTCGGTGCTGGCGGCGATCGGCGGCGTGCTGGTCGGGTCCTATATCGGCCAGATCAACTTCTACATCGGCTTCATGGCCGGGGTGAAGGCCTTCACCGCCGCCGTTCTCGGCGGCATCGGCAATGTCCCCGGCGCGGTCCTCGGCGGCCTCGTCCTCGGCCTGACCGAATCCTTTGCCGCCGGTTATATCTCGAGCGCCTACGAGGATGTTTTTGCCTTTGGCGTCCTCGTCCTGATCCTGGTCCTGCGACCGGCCGGGCTTCTGGGCAAGGCGGTCAGGCAGAAGGTCTGA
- a CDS encoding branched-chain amino acid ABC transporter substrate-binding protein, with protein MTSLRYSRALLLVLLSLFAGLFSPAPVPAADTIKIGIAGPHTGDLAPYGIPTREAAEMIAAAVNAKGGLLGRQIELLPLDDQCKPEIATNVATKLVSDGARVVIGHVCSGATKAALGIYKEAGVIAISPSATNPPLTESGDYPNFFRTIAPDDEQGKLAATFATDKLGVKKIAIIHDKGDYGKGFADFAKSFVEAGGKAKIVMYEGITPGAMDYSAVVQKIRREGADAVIFGGYHPEASKLVGQMNKKRVKIPFIGPDGIKGVGFLEIAGKDAEGVYATGPMDVSRFPENQAARQAYQARYGKEPGTFFDQGYAAMQALLAAIQASGGTDSAGLEKALHNNYVDTAVGRIRFDAKGDAEGVGFSVYQVKNGVFEEVK; from the coding sequence ATGACATCGCTGCGCTATTCCAGAGCCTTGCTGCTGGTTCTCCTCTCCCTCTTCGCCGGCCTGTTCTCCCCCGCCCCGGTGCCGGCTGCCGACACCATCAAGATCGGTATTGCCGGGCCCCATACCGGCGACCTCGCTCCCTACGGCATCCCGACCAGGGAAGCGGCCGAGATGATCGCCGCGGCGGTCAATGCCAAGGGGGGGCTTCTCGGCCGGCAGATCGAACTGCTCCCCCTCGACGACCAGTGCAAGCCGGAGATCGCGACCAATGTTGCCACCAAGCTCGTCTCCGACGGTGCCCGGGTGGTCATCGGCCATGTCTGCTCCGGGGCCACCAAGGCGGCGCTCGGGATTTACAAGGAAGCCGGGGTGATCGCGATTTCCCCTTCGGCAACCAACCCGCCCCTGACCGAGAGTGGCGACTACCCCAACTTCTTCCGCACCATCGCGCCGGATGATGAGCAGGGGAAGCTGGCGGCCACTTTCGCCACCGACAAGCTCGGCGTCAAAAAGATCGCCATCATCCACGACAAGGGGGATTACGGCAAAGGCTTTGCCGACTTCGCCAAGTCTTTCGTCGAGGCTGGTGGCAAGGCAAAGATCGTGATGTATGAAGGAATCACCCCGGGAGCGATGGACTACTCGGCGGTGGTGCAGAAAATCCGCCGCGAAGGGGCGGATGCGGTGATCTTCGGCGGGTACCATCCGGAGGCATCGAAGCTGGTCGGCCAGATGAACAAGAAACGCGTCAAGATCCCCTTCATCGGCCCGGATGGCATCAAGGGCGTCGGTTTCCTGGAGATTGCCGGCAAGGATGCCGAGGGGGTCTACGCGACCGGCCCGATGGATGTCAGCAGGTTCCCCGAGAACCAGGCGGCGCGCCAGGCGTACCAGGCCCGCTACGGCAAGGAGCCCGGAACCTTTTTCGACCAGGGGTACGCGGCGATGCAGGCGCTTCTGGCCGCCATCCAGGCATCTGGCGGCACCGATTCCGCCGGTCTCGAAAAGGCTCTGCACAACAATTACGTCGATACCGCGGTCGGCCGCATCAGGTTTGACGCCAAGGGGGATGCCGAAGGGGTCGGCTTCTCGGTCTACCAGGTGAAGAACGGGGTTTTCGAGGAAGTGAAATAA
- a CDS encoding hotdog fold thioesterase produces MTQETPIWFREVTVAELNRLAGNNMVAHLGIEFTAIDASSLTARMPVDHRTRQPAGLLHGGASVALAETLGSFAAYLTVDDSRFSCVGLEINANHVRAMTAGWVIGTTRPLHLGGRTQIWETRIVDERERLVCISRLTIAVLATPRPLGQPAPAGAGDTVSIE; encoded by the coding sequence ATGACGCAGGAAACGCCGATCTGGTTCCGCGAGGTCACGGTGGCGGAGCTGAACCGCCTGGCCGGCAACAACATGGTCGCCCATCTCGGCATCGAGTTCACCGCCATCGATGCCTCTTCGTTGACGGCGCGCATGCCGGTCGACCATCGCACCCGGCAGCCCGCTGGCCTGCTGCATGGCGGGGCCTCGGTCGCGCTGGCGGAAACGCTGGGAAGTTTTGCCGCCTACCTCACCGTCGATGATTCCCGTTTCAGCTGCGTCGGTCTGGAGATCAACGCCAACCACGTCCGTGCCATGACCGCTGGCTGGGTCATTGGCACCACCCGCCCGCTGCACCTCGGCGGGCGGACCCAGATCTGGGAAACCCGGATCGTCGATGAGCGGGAGCGCCTGGTCTGCATTTCGCGGCTGACCATCGCCGTCCTCGCCACTCCCCGGCCCCTCGGGCAGCCCGCGCCAGCGGGAGCTGGCGATACCGTAAGCATCGAGTAA
- a CDS encoding DUF423 domain-containing protein: protein MSVFVPLGSLSALLGVALGAFGAHILKARISPDLFAVYQTAVLYHLVHALGLILVGLLCQVHPGNRLLPRAGWTLLAGTALFSGSLYLLAMTGVRWLGAITPLGGVAFLAGWGLVAAAALVTRGAPQAPGGKS, encoded by the coding sequence ATGTCCGTCTTTGTTCCCCTGGGCAGTCTCAGTGCCTTGCTGGGGGTCGCGCTCGGCGCCTTCGGCGCCCATATCCTCAAGGCCCGGATCAGCCCCGATCTTTTTGCCGTTTACCAGACCGCTGTCCTCTATCACCTGGTCCATGCCCTCGGGCTGATCCTGGTCGGCCTGCTCTGCCAGGTGCATCCCGGTAACCGCCTGCTCCCCCGGGCCGGCTGGACGCTGCTGGCCGGGACCGCACTCTTTTCCGGGAGTCTCTATCTGCTGGCCATGACCGGCGTGCGTTGGCTCGGGGCAATCACCCCGCTGGGCGGCGTCGCCTTTCTCGCCGGCTGGGGGCTCGTCGCTGCGGCCGCCCTGGTCACCAGGGGGGCACCGCAAGCGCCGGGAGGGAAGTCATGA
- a CDS encoding tRNA dihydrouridine synthase: protein MTPAGGIELRLPWASGTKPLMLAPLQGVTNRALRAWFCTHVRPDVVFTEFLRVKGGARGQLAAADLREIVPPPAGVPLVVQLVGHDRDGLVAAARAARSAGATHLNLNMGCPYGRMNSGLSGGGMLRRPELLPELLAALRAAVDCSLSVKLRAGYDDQRQIFDLLPMLERARIDFLVLHPRTVVQQYAGAADHRLTAAVVAATPLPVIANGDIVDARQGQTILAATGAAGLMLGRGAIGDPQLFTRLRQAAPGAPAAAQRRSELHDYLRDLAADYRELFCGEAQVLAKLKEVLAFIAEPELAGVVRELRRSKTRREFETVLEKLPEPQPQ from the coding sequence ATGACCCCTGCCGGTGGGATCGAACTCCGCCTCCCCTGGGCGTCGGGGACCAAACCGCTGATGCTGGCGCCGCTGCAGGGGGTGACCAACCGCGCGCTGCGCGCCTGGTTCTGCACCCACGTCCGGCCGGATGTCGTCTTTACCGAGTTTTTGCGGGTGAAAGGGGGGGCGCGCGGCCAGCTGGCGGCGGCCGACCTGCGCGAAATCGTGCCGCCGCCCGCCGGGGTGCCGCTGGTGGTGCAGCTGGTCGGCCACGACCGGGACGGGCTGGTGGCTGCCGCCCGGGCTGCCCGTTCCGCCGGGGCGACCCATCTCAATCTCAACATGGGCTGTCCCTACGGCCGCATGAACTCGGGGCTGAGCGGCGGTGGCATGCTGCGGCGGCCCGAGCTGCTCCCCGAGCTGCTGGCGGCGCTGCGGGCGGCGGTCGATTGCAGCCTGTCGGTCAAGCTGCGCGCCGGATACGACGACCAGCGGCAGATCTTCGACCTTTTACCGATGCTGGAGCGGGCGCGCATCGATTTTCTCGTCCTCCACCCGCGCACCGTCGTGCAGCAGTACGCCGGTGCGGCTGACCACCGGTTGACCGCCGCCGTGGTCGCGGCGACCCCTCTGCCGGTCATCGCCAACGGCGATATCGTCGATGCCAGGCAGGGGCAGACGATTCTTGCCGCGACCGGGGCGGCCGGGTTGATGCTCGGTCGTGGCGCCATCGGCGATCCGCAGCTCTTCACCCGGCTGCGCCAGGCGGCGCCCGGGGCGCCGGCCGCTGCGCAGCGACGGTCTGAGCTGCATGACTATCTTCGGGATCTGGCGGCGGACTACCGCGAGCTCTTTTGCGGGGAGGCCCAGGTTCTGGCCAAGCTCAAGGAGGTTTTGGCCTTTATTGCCGAACCGGAGCTGGCCGGGGTGGTACGCGAGCTGCGGCGCAGCAAAACGCGGCGGGAATTTGAGACGGTGCTGGAGAAGTTGCCCGAGCCGCAGCCTCAGTAG
- the cobD gene encoding threonine-phosphate decarboxylase CobD yields the protein MTLPPEQMGATDHGGGVARAARELGLPPEALLDFSASINPLGMPPTVLAAAQASLSRAVHYPEIDAAALREALAAHHGLPPARLLPAAGSTELIYLLPRVLRPRRALLVRPAFSEYARSLAAAGIPWDGFDLHPEEGFALDPKRLLAALRPETELVLVANPGNPHGTGIDPQRLETIATALRGQALLVVDEAFIDFCPERSLLSRVAAHDNLYVLRSLTKFYAIPGLRAGFLAGPEQGVARLAAAREPWTLSTPALAAAEACLAAADYRRATATLLPLLRQELAAGLEALGLKVFPCVANFLLARLPAPAPAGSEITAALYRQGVLVRSCANFPPLDDRYLRLAVRTATEQQRLVALLERVLALPGGGES from the coding sequence TTGACCCTGCCCCCGGAACAGATGGGCGCAACGGACCATGGTGGCGGAGTTGCCCGGGCGGCCCGGGAGCTTGGACTCCCGCCGGAGGCGCTCCTCGACTTTTCCGCGAGCATTAACCCGCTGGGGATGCCGCCCACGGTCCTTGCCGCTGCGCAGGCCTCCCTCTCCCGGGCGGTTCATTACCCCGAAATCGATGCTGCCGCGCTCCGTGAGGCGCTGGCGGCGCACCATGGACTGCCTCCGGCCCGGCTCCTCCCGGCGGCTGGTTCCACCGAGCTGATCTACCTGCTGCCGAGGGTGTTGCGCCCCCGGCGGGCCCTGCTGGTGCGCCCCGCCTTCAGCGAGTACGCCCGCAGCCTGGCGGCCGCTGGCATCCCCTGGGATGGCTTTGACCTCCACCCCGAGGAGGGCTTTGCCCTCGACCCGAAGCGGCTCCTCGCCGCACTGCGCCCGGAGACCGAACTGGTGCTGGTGGCCAATCCGGGCAACCCCCACGGCACCGGCATCGACCCGCAACGCCTCGAAACAATCGCCACGGCATTGCGCGGCCAGGCGCTGCTGGTGGTCGATGAGGCGTTCATCGACTTCTGCCCCGAGCGTTCGTTGCTGTCGCGGGTCGCGGCGCACGATAATCTCTACGTCCTGCGTTCGCTGACCAAGTTTTACGCCATTCCCGGCTTGCGCGCCGGCTTTCTCGCCGGACCGGAGCAGGGGGTGGCCCGGCTGGCAGCGGCGCGCGAACCCTGGACCCTCTCCACCCCGGCACTGGCGGCGGCGGAGGCCTGCCTCGCTGCGGCCGACTACCGCCGGGCGACCGCCACCCTACTCCCGCTGTTGCGCCAGGAACTCGCCGCCGGGCTTGAGGCGCTGGGACTGAAGGTCTTTCCCTGTGTCGCCAATTTTCTGCTGGCCCGGCTGCCGGCGCCGGCGCCGGCGGGAAGCGAGATCACTGCCGCGCTCTATCGGCAGGGTGTTTTGGTCCGTTCCTGCGCCAACTTTCCCCCCCTCGATGATCGCTACCTGCGCTTGGCCGTCCGTACCGCTACCGAACAGCAGCGGCTGGTCGCGCTTCTGGAGCGGGTCCTTGCGCTGCCCGGCGGAGGCGAATCATGA
- the cbiB gene encoding adenosylcobinamide-phosphate synthase CbiB has protein sequence MNAWLVAAAFGLDLLLGDPSHLPHPVVWIGGLINRLEVVLVGLFDRRRVTGILLVVLTLTLTGVTAWGVLWLATALHPWLGLALSLWLAYTAIALHSLHRESRRVVAWVEAGNLVEARRSLALIVGRETAELDEEGILRACIETVAENTSDGVIAPLFYLFLGGPVLGLLYKGINTLDSMIGYRDDRYRELGWAAARLDDLANLLPARLTGLLMVLAAIPLGLNSWNALKILLRDARKPSSPNAGFPEAAVAGALCLQLGGPATYFGQRVEKPTLGDPDRPPTVAAFRATIRLMYLTAFAGLALGLLICGWPAFG, from the coding sequence ATGAACGCCTGGCTGGTGGCCGCCGCCTTCGGCCTCGATCTCCTGCTCGGCGATCCCAGCCACCTGCCGCACCCGGTGGTCTGGATCGGCGGCCTGATCAACCGCCTGGAGGTGGTGCTGGTCGGGCTCTTTGATCGTCGCCGCGTCACCGGCATCCTGCTGGTCGTTCTGACCCTGACCCTTACCGGGGTGACGGCCTGGGGCGTCCTCTGGCTGGCGACCGCACTCCATCCCTGGCTCGGGCTGGCGCTCTCCCTCTGGCTCGCCTACACCGCCATCGCCCTGCATTCCCTCCACCGCGAGAGCCGGCGGGTGGTCGCCTGGGTCGAAGCCGGCAACCTGGTCGAAGCCCGGCGCAGCCTCGCCCTCATCGTCGGCCGCGAAACCGCTGAACTCGATGAAGAAGGGATTCTGCGCGCCTGCATCGAGACGGTGGCGGAGAATACCTCGGACGGCGTGATCGCCCCCCTCTTCTACCTCTTTCTCGGCGGTCCGGTCCTCGGTCTCCTCTACAAGGGGATCAATACCCTCGACTCGATGATCGGCTACCGCGATGACCGCTACCGAGAGCTCGGCTGGGCGGCAGCGCGCCTGGATGATCTGGCCAACCTGCTGCCGGCGCGACTGACCGGGCTGCTGATGGTGCTGGCGGCCATCCCCCTCGGGCTCAACAGCTGGAATGCGCTGAAAATCCTGCTGCGCGATGCGCGCAAACCTTCCAGCCCCAATGCCGGCTTCCCCGAGGCCGCGGTGGCCGGCGCCCTCTGCCTGCAGTTGGGCGGCCCGGCAACCTACTTTGGCCAGCGGGTGGAAAAACCGACCCTCGGCGACCCGGACCGCCCGCCGACGGTGGCGGCTTTCCGTGCCACCATCCGGCTGATGTACCTGACCGCCTTTGCCGGGCTGGCGCTGGGGCTGCTGATCTGCGGCTGGCCGGCCTTTGGCTGA
- a CDS encoding cobyric acid synthase, whose amino-acid sequence MTGKLYVVGIGPGAADHLTPAAREAILGSAAVVGYQTYLELIPELLVGKQVVSSGMMKEVERCRAALRLAAAGQVVALVSSGDAGIYGMAGLALELQPQQAPDVAVIIVPGVSAVQAAAARLGAPLMHDFAVISLSDLLTPWSLIRRRLEAAAAADFVVALYNPKSRGRTTQLGAAAQILLRHRPGVTPVGIVRNACREEESVVVTDLAGLAAAEVDMLSLVIVGNSQTVVDAAGRMVTPRGYGKKLAAPVGGEDAEPGKVRALFIGGTGSDVGKSVIAAGLCRLLRQRGYRVAPFKAQNMALNSAVTAEGGEIGRAQALQAIACGLPAHTDMNPVLLKPNSETGSQVIVQGRPVGNMTVREYHRYKEHAWQAVAESYRRLASSHEVVVLEGAGSIAEVNLRDHDIVNLRAAALADAAVVLVADIERGGVFASILGTLELLRPEERARVAGVIINRFRGDAELLRSGIELVEDRTGVPVLGVVPWCALQLPEEDSLGLSRKGRPAPAAELRIGVVRLPRISNFSDFDPLEREPGVALHYLERPEEVAGLDLLILPGTKSTIPDLQFLQRSGLARAIHDYHAAGGRIVGICGGFQMLGKHLADPEGVESETRAAEGLGLLDVETVLLGLKQTHQVEAVVAAAGGLGDLPAGSLLQGYEIHVGATSRGALAQPLLQIVRRSGRAISLEEGAISADGRVWGSYLHGLFDNPELRAALLAGLRQRRGLAPAPPTPDHDLERELDRLAAHLETHLQLEPLFGRLPAAGGGA is encoded by the coding sequence ATGACCGGCAAACTCTACGTCGTCGGTATTGGCCCCGGCGCCGCCGACCATCTGACCCCCGCTGCCCGTGAAGCTATCCTGGGGTCGGCGGCAGTGGTCGGCTACCAGACCTACCTCGAACTGATTCCCGAGCTGCTGGTCGGCAAGCAGGTCGTCTCCTCGGGGATGATGAAGGAGGTCGAGCGCTGCCGCGCGGCGTTGCGGCTGGCCGCGGCCGGGCAGGTGGTGGCCCTGGTCTCCTCCGGCGACGCCGGCATTTACGGCATGGCCGGGCTCGCCCTCGAGCTGCAGCCGCAACAGGCCCCCGACGTTGCCGTGATCATCGTCCCCGGGGTCTCGGCGGTGCAGGCGGCCGCCGCCCGCCTCGGCGCACCGCTGATGCATGACTTCGCCGTGATTTCCCTCTCCGATCTGCTCACCCCCTGGTCGCTGATCCGCCGGCGCCTGGAGGCGGCCGCCGCCGCCGACTTCGTCGTCGCTCTCTACAATCCCAAGAGCCGCGGCCGCACCACCCAGCTGGGGGCGGCCGCACAGATCCTGCTCCGCCACCGGCCGGGCGTCACCCCGGTCGGGATCGTCCGCAATGCCTGCCGGGAAGAGGAGTCGGTGGTGGTCACCGATCTCGCCGGGCTGGCCGCCGCCGAGGTCGACATGCTGTCGCTGGTGATCGTCGGCAACTCGCAGACCGTCGTCGACGCCGCGGGGCGGATGGTGACGCCGCGCGGTTACGGGAAAAAACTGGCGGCTCCGGTCGGGGGGGAGGACGCCGAACCCGGCAAGGTGCGGGCGCTCTTTATCGGCGGCACCGGTTCCGATGTCGGCAAGAGCGTCATCGCCGCCGGCCTCTGCCGCCTGCTGCGCCAGCGCGGCTACCGGGTCGCCCCCTTCAAGGCGCAGAACATGGCCCTCAATTCGGCGGTGACCGCGGAAGGGGGGGAGATCGGCCGCGCCCAGGCGCTGCAGGCGATCGCCTGCGGCCTCCCGGCCCACACCGACATGAACCCGGTTCTCCTCAAGCCGAACTCGGAAACCGGCTCCCAGGTCATCGTCCAGGGGCGGCCGGTCGGCAACATGACGGTGCGGGAGTATCACCGCTACAAGGAGCACGCCTGGCAGGCGGTCGCGGAGTCGTACCGGCGCCTGGCATCGAGCCACGAGGTGGTGGTTCTCGAAGGGGCGGGGAGCATCGCCGAGGTCAACCTGCGCGATCACGACATCGTCAACCTGCGCGCCGCGGCCCTGGCCGACGCAGCCGTGGTGCTGGTCGCCGACATCGAGCGCGGCGGGGTCTTCGCCAGTATCCTCGGCACCCTGGAGCTGCTGCGGCCGGAGGAGCGGGCGCGGGTGGCCGGGGTGATCATCAACCGCTTTCGCGGCGACGCCGAGCTGCTGCGCTCCGGCATCGAGCTGGTCGAAGACCGCACGGGGGTGCCGGTCCTCGGCGTCGTCCCCTGGTGTGCGCTGCAGCTGCCGGAAGAGGATTCGCTCGGATTGTCCCGCAAGGGACGGCCCGCGCCAGCGGCGGAGCTGCGCATCGGCGTGGTGCGCCTGCCCCGTATCTCCAACTTCAGCGATTTCGATCCCCTGGAGCGGGAACCGGGGGTCGCCCTGCACTACCTGGAGCGGCCGGAGGAGGTGGCGGGACTCGACCTGCTGATCCTCCCCGGTACCAAGAGCACTATCCCTGATCTCCAGTTCCTGCAACGCAGCGGGCTGGCGCGGGCGATCCATGACTACCATGCCGCCGGTGGCCGGATCGTCGGCATCTGCGGCGGCTTTCAGATGCTCGGGAAGCACCTCGCCGACCCGGAAGGGGTCGAGTCGGAAACCCGCGCCGCCGAAGGGCTCGGCCTGCTCGACGTGGAAACAGTGCTGCTGGGGCTGAAGCAGACCCATCAGGTCGAAGCCGTGGTGGCGGCCGCGGGGGGGCTCGGCGATCTTCCGGCGGGGAGTTTGCTGCAGGGTTACGAGATTCATGTCGGCGCGACCAGCCGCGGCGCCCTGGCGCAGCCGCTGCTGCAGATCGTCCGGCGTTCCGGGCGCGCGATCAGCCTTGAGGAAGGGGCTATCTCCGCCGACGGCCGGGTCTGGGGGAGCTACCTGCACGGGCTCTTCGACAACCCGGAGCTGCGCGCCGCCCTGCTCGCCGGTTTGCGGCAGCGGCGGGGGCTGGCACCCGCGCCGCCAACTCCGGATCACGACCTCGAACGGGAGCTCGACCGCCTCGCCGCTCATCTCGAAACGCATCTGCAGCTGGAGCCGCTCTTCGGCCGGTTGCCGGCCGCCGGAGGTGGCGCATGA
- a CDS encoding cobalt-precorrin 5A hydrolase, protein MNIAIVAITARGAELARRIGREAGAEQVWLPERLRGDDGCNYFSEPVTALLPRLFAVVDGLVCIMATGIVVRTLATHLRGKEVDPAVVVLDEAGQFAISLLSGHLGGANDLARELAELTGGTAVITTATDVNGLPAWDDVARRLGYGIEPLGHVKTLNSLLLEGRPIHLVDRLGLVAGAFEAVPAVRLCATFTEALQPGAAGAVLVSNRHLPQLASEPNLLALRPRNLVVGIGCNRGTDADEIEAAVRQALQRAYLAFASIGQLASIDAKADEPGLLEFARRHRLPLQFHPAAALNGIVVPSPPSAHALAAVGASGVCEPAALLSAQGGSLLVRKQKLGNVTVAVAEIGEG, encoded by the coding sequence ATGAATATCGCCATCGTCGCCATCACCGCCAGAGGGGCCGAGCTGGCCCGCCGCATCGGCCGCGAGGCCGGCGCAGAGCAGGTCTGGCTGCCGGAGCGGCTGCGCGGTGACGACGGCTGCAATTATTTCTCCGAACCGGTGACGGCGCTGCTGCCACGCCTCTTTGCAGTCGTCGACGGTCTGGTTTGCATCATGGCCACCGGCATCGTGGTGCGCACTCTGGCGACGCACCTGCGCGGCAAGGAGGTCGACCCGGCGGTGGTGGTGCTGGACGAGGCCGGGCAGTTCGCCATCAGCCTCCTCTCCGGTCACCTCGGCGGCGCCAATGACCTCGCCCGGGAGCTGGCGGAGCTGACCGGCGGCACAGCCGTGATCACGACCGCCACCGATGTCAACGGTCTGCCGGCCTGGGACGATGTGGCGCGTCGCCTCGGCTATGGTATCGAGCCCCTGGGGCATGTAAAGACGCTTAACAGTCTGCTTCTCGAGGGGCGGCCGATCCACCTCGTCGATCGCCTCGGTCTGGTTGCCGGCGCCTTTGAGGCGGTCCCGGCAGTCAGGCTTTGCGCTACCTTTACCGAGGCGTTGCAGCCCGGTGCCGCGGGGGCCGTTTTGGTCAGCAACCGCCATCTGCCGCAACTTGCCAGCGAGCCGAACCTGCTGGCGCTGCGGCCAAGGAACCTGGTGGTCGGGATCGGCTGCAACCGCGGCACCGACGCCGACGAAATCGAGGCGGCGGTGCGCCAGGCGTTGCAGCGGGCGTATCTCGCCTTCGCCAGCATCGGGCAGCTGGCGAGCATCGACGCCAAGGCCGATGAACCGGGATTGCTGGAGTTCGCTCGGCGGCATCGCCTGCCGCTGCAATTCCACCCGGCCGCCGCCCTGAACGGGATCGTGGTGCCGAGCCCCCCCTCCGCCCACGCCCTGGCCGCGGTCGGCGCCAGCGGCGTCTGCGAACCGGCAGCGCTCCTGTCCGCCCAAGGGGGCAGTCTGCTGGTGCGCAAGCAGAAACTCGGCAATGTCACCGTGGCGGTGGCGGAGATCGGCGAAGGCTGA